The nucleotide sequence tacatatgcatgtatatatatatacatgcatatgtatatatatatatacatgcatatgtatatatatattatacatgcatatgtatatatatacatgcgtatatatatacatgcatatatgtatatatacatgcgtatatatatacatgcatatgtatatatatacatgcatatacatatgcatgtatatatatatatacatgcatatgtatatatatatatacatgcatatgtatatatatatatatacatgcatatgtatatatatatatacatgcatatgtatatatatatatatacatgcatatgtatatatacatatatacatgcatatatatgtatacatatatacatgcatatatgtatatatatatatatatatataaagcctgctgtgcttaccttggatcatagggcgacctgctgtgcttgaggagacctattgagtcaagtacatcaacatctaaataaaaatcaaatagaaattgtagttgtgatacctgtacggTGGCacttaaagagcaccatccgagtgggGCCGATGCTAGTAcctccttgactggcttccgtgccggcggcacgtaaaaagaaccaacCAATCATTGTCGCTGCCAGCCTCccatggcacctgtgccaatggcacagaaaaagcacccactacactcacggagtggttggcattaggaagggcatccagctgtagaaacactgccagatcagattggagcctggtgcagcctctggcttcccagaccctggtcaaaccgtccaacccatgttagcatggaaaacggacattaaatgatgatgatgatgatgcatatgtatgtatgtatgtatacatatatatatgtatgatgcatgtgtacgtacagccatgctacatggtagtgaaacatggactgtgactgctgaggatatgcgtaagctcgcaagaaatgaagccagtatgctccgatggatgtgtaatgtcagtactcatactcggcagagtgtaagtaccttgaaggaaaagttggacctaagaagcatcagttgtggtgtgcaagagagacgtctgcgctggtatgggcatgtgacgagaataggtgaagatagttgtgtgtaaaagttgagggaacctgtggaagaggtagacccaggaaaacctgggacgaggtggtgaagcacgaccttcgaactttaggtctcaccaaggaaatgactagagaccgagacctatggaagtatgctgtgcgtgagaagacatggcaagaccagtgagaacagtcaaaatcaaaatcaaaccaaatcaaatcagatatcagaaagcagaaccaaaattgaggccgatcaacatcagtggaaattgcagctgtggttaagcgaatcATCCGATCATTGTCGGCACCgccccgtctggcctccgtgccggtggcacgtaaaagcaccatctgttcgtgtctgttgccagcctcgcctggcccccgtgccagtggcacgtaaaagcaccatccgttcgtggccgtttgccagctctgtctggcacctgtgcaggtggcacgtaaaaagcacccactacactcacggagttgttggcgttaggaagggcatccagccgtagaaacactgccagatctgactgggcctgatgaagccttccggcttcacagaccccagttgaaccgtccaacccatgctagcatggaaaacggacgctaaatgatgatgatgatgattatgatgatacatgcatatgtatatatatcatcatcattcatcatcatcattatcgtttaatgaccgctttccatgctggcatgggttggacagttcaaccggggtctggaaagccagaaggctgcaccaggcccagtctgatctggcagtgtttctacagatggatgtccttcctaacgccaaccactcagagatggtagtgggtgcttttacgtgccaccagcatatacacatatacatacgcatatttacatatataaatacttatatatatatacatatatacacatatacgtatatctatacacatacacatgtacacacacacacacacacacacacacatatatatatatatatatatatatatatacacacacacacatatatatacacagatatacatatacacacacatacatatatatacacacacatatatatacacacacacatacatatacacacatatatatatatacaaacacacacatacatatatatacacacacatatatatatagatacacacacatacatatatacacatatatacagatatatatatgtacacacacacactggtacatataatatatatatatatatatatatatatatatatacacacatatacacagatatatatatatatatacacacatatacacagatatatatatatatatatatatatatatacacgtgtttatatatacacacacaatcatcacaatcatcgtttaacgttcattttccatgctagcatgggttggacggttcgaccggggtctgggaagccagaggctgcaccaggctccagtctgatctggcagtgtttctacagctggatgcccttcctaacgccatccactccgtgagtgtagtgggtgctttttccgtgccaggggaggctggcaacgcccACGATCGGCCGGTGCtttttctgtgccggtggcacggaaGCCTGCCAAGGCGGTGCCGgaatcagccatgttcagatggtgatacacacacacacatatatatatatatatatatattatatatatatatatatatatattatatatatatatatatataatatatatatatatatatatatatatatatatatatatatatatatatatatatatacatgcatatatatatatatatatatatatatatacatgcatatatatatatatatatatatatagatgtacatatatatatgtacacatatatacacccatacatatatacacacacacacatacatagggtgcaggtgtggctgtgtggtaacaaacttggttccaaaacacatggtcctcagttcagtccccctgtgtggttacttggcatgtgtcttctgctaaagcctcagaccaaccaaagccttgtcagtggattttgtagacagaaactgaatgaaatcaattgtatgtatatatgtgtgtgtgtgtgtatatgttagtctgtgtgtgtgtctgtctctgtgtatttccctcatcactgcttcacgtatgtatgtatattcatgtatgtatatttcatatatcaagCCCAagcttgtttatttgcatcaatATCTCCTCCCATGCCTGCTCACCAGGATTTCTCCTATGGCCACCCTTTCCCCTATGGACTCAGTCCTCCATAAAGACTTCACCTGTagaagttcaaatcatttgaaaaTTTCTATTTCCTATATTGAGCATCTCTGGATCTCACCTCCTGACTCTGTCTGTTTGCTTgggaattaaacattttaaaaagtcCAAGAATGTGCCATTTCATGACTCTCTGGCGAACTTTGGTCAGAGAACGATTTTATTTCCCTAGTTTGTAGCTTATGAAGGCGAATCCGGAGGTGACTGGAGCGGGGACCAAAGCGAAAAGTGGTTACAGTAGGAGAAAGAATAcagaatcatcatttaacatccgttttccatgctggcatgggttggatggttcggccggggtctgggaagccaggaagctgcaccaggctccagtctgatctgacagtgtttctacagctggatgcccttcctaatcactctgtgagtgtagtgggtgctttttatgtgccactggcacaggggtcaagggaggctggcaaacagccacgaacggttggtgcttttacgtgtcaccaacatggATGCCagtgaggcggcgctggcaactgcCATGTtcaaacagtgctttttatgtgtcaccggcatgggtgtcttaactacaatatcaattcgatttttattttgatgtgatgtacttgacacaataggtctcctcaagtgcagcaggccatcctgcaagccatgaTCTCATTTCATTTGTCGGGTTTtcaaagtcacagcatatctccagaggtctcggtcttttgtcatagcctctgtgaggctcaacgtacgaaggtcatgcttgaccaccttgtcccatgtcttcctgggtctacctctaccccagattctttcaactgtttgggagtggcacttcttcacacatatctcttcatccatccgtagtacatgaccataccaatgcaaacgtctctcctgcacactgcatccgatgcttcttatgtccaacatttctctcagggtgcttacactctgtcatgcatggacactgacattatacatccagtggatcatgctagcctcatttctttcgagcctacacatgtcctccgcagtcacaaaccatgtttcactgccatgaagcatggcagttcgtacacatgcgtcgtacaatctacctttcactctgagcgagagaccctttgtcaccagtgggagaagaagctttctaaactttgcccaggctattcttattctagtggtaacactctctgagcatccacccctgctactaacttggtcacccaggtagcagaaactatcaactacttcaagTTTCTCCCcaaggagtgtaatggaatctgttctCTGAGTATTAATGGTGTGtattgcacctgtgcatctgccgcacacaaaagctatcttctcggttaattttcctttgatgttgctgcacctcttatgtgtccatagcttacactgggtacatcttatggagtttctacctacaccttttctacagatcgagcagggccacctacctgtgTGCTGAGTTAGCCTTCCTACTTACttggactttggtctttgctacattgactctaaggccttttgattctaaacctagttccggtaatgattctgctatgagggctaagtcatcagcatagaggagatcccaggggcaacctgtcctGAATTTCTCTAATTTTGCCTGGAgggctatgatgaataaaaggggaccgAGGGCCGAACTTTGCTGGACCCCTACTtatacccggaattcttcactatacctGTTCCCAATCCTAACTTTGCTAACAGcttctctgtatagggcctgtacagccctaattaaccattcatcaatctccagtttccgcatcgtccaccagataagggatcgggggaccctgtcaaaggctttgtccaagtccacgaaagctatgtagaggggtttatctttagctaggtatttctcctgctgttgttgaaccaggaatatggcatcagtgatgcttctacctggcacaaaaccgaactgcatctcatctaagcagactctctccctgatgagatgggctatgaccttctctgtgaccttcattacctgatccagcagtttgatacccctgtagttatttcagAATATCGGATAAAATTAATATCGTGCTCTACTTCATAAAAGATAagcttatcttattttattttcatctataAATAGTTGGGTGACAGAGCTCTGGCCAAAAAACTCGTTAAAAGATAATACGAATCTACAGCAGGGAGATATATCATAATAATTCAGTgtgacaccagtgcagaatcacctccctctgACAAGTCATCCTAGCGAGacatctgcgttggctgggtcatgccctccatcgtcaaccaggagaattcatttacgaagcaattgccccagctccccttcaaggttggtgaaagcgatgtggtggacaacgaaaaacctggctgatgacagtccaggctgatctggaacccaacctaggcccccatatctacggcgttcaccgctggaataaggagtggttggggatcacgcggtcgttaggctcaaattgccaggcctggtcggcgtttgtgagagatgcagcattgaggatgaatgaagccagctcaacccaccccgggtggatgctgtctcaagtcaagtcaaaATCATATCATAATAAACCCACATACGTCCAGTTGTGCACAAACGTAAAAGGACATCTAATAATAGACCTACTGCCACCCACGTCTAATACCTTTACACCCAATCCACCACGTGCAACACTATTCTATAAGCACAAGGGAATTATAATTCAGAGCCATTAAACaacagataaagaagaagaaaaatctaaaacaaagaaaataaatcaattgTGAAATGGCCTAGAATAAATATACTAATCCATATTCGTAGGTGTGGTCGATAAGTACAGttgtggctgtgtaataagaagtttacttcccaactatgtggtcttgggttcagtcccacagtgtggtgccttgggcaagtgttttctatagacctaagtcaaccaaagctttgttggATGTCTTTGAAGGATTGGCAGAAGGAAAGTGGTTTTAATTTATTCGTGTCAATTGTAGAAAATGTAATTTTGTCTAATTTTCTTTCAACTAAAGTATTTGGTCAAGTATTGGTCATTATGcccaatgtttttttaaaaagtatacattaggtgcaggtgtggccatgtagtaagaaattttcttcccaaccacatggctctgggttcagttccattgtgtggcatcttcaccaagtgtcttctactttaaccttgggccgaccaaagccttgagtagattgcgtagacagaaactgaaggaaaccagttgtgtgtgtgtttgtccccaacctctgcttgacatccagtgttggtgtgcttacgtccccgtaacttagcaatttggcaaaagagactgatagaataagtatgaggcaaaaacaaaaaaacacacactgagatcaattcatttgattaaaaattcttcaagacaatgctccagcatggccccagtctaatgactgaaacaagtaaaagataagagaagaGATTGTTTATGATAAAGATTATAACATGAAGTTGGTTCCATGTTTCTCCAAGAGTCAATTCCTTTGCTGACCTTCCTGTTCATGTTATCAGGGTTCGgatgatgaaagagaaagaaatatcctTCCCCATCTCTTTGCATCTGTAATTGTGTCTTTATGAAGGTTATTAATGCACAGATAATGTACAAATAGGTCTGTGGTCTTGTTGAAGGGCTTTGTTTTATATAACTGTGATCTGACGGACCTCCTTGGTTTCTCAACAACCTTAATGTTGAGCTTGCTGCCCCTCAGAGCCTTCCTGAACCTGCAGGTTAACTTCCCACGCGGTGTAACCTCTACAAGCATCAACCAGTCGgggggcactggcaacgaccatgttcGAATGgcgcattttacatgccaccagcctgGGTACCagacaggtggcactggcaacgaccatgcttgaatggtgctttttacgtgctgccggcacaggagccagtcaggcagcaccgGCATTGACCGTGTTTGtatgatgcattttatgtgccattggcacaggagccagtccagagagactggcattggccatgctcgaatggtgctatttatgtgccgccggcacaggtgccagtcatgcagtactggcatcggccacaacaatGGTTTCATTggattcaacaggtcttctcaagcatagtttattcagaaatatttattacGAATGAAGAATTCAGGTGGAAATTAGGTCTAACATATCAGGAAAATTCACACAAATTGGACTAAGTGGGTATTACTTAATGATGAGCAGAAAATGTCCGAGAGGGTGGAGTTTCTGCTGATTCTAATGAACGTTTGTTGTATATCTGTTTTGTACTGTATTGTTTTTGtagatttcaaaatacaaagaagaGATATTGTCAAAATGGCTGAATCTATTGGTGGCACCAATGCCTTACCGCTTGGCAAGAAAACGAGGAAACGTCCGACAACTGAACTGCTTTTAAAATCAGATGCAAAGTTACCCCAAAAgcaaaatgttaaagaaaaatcTTCTGAACAGGAAATACCTGCTGAATCATCAGGTTTGTTTGCTAGTTTGTATTTGGTCTGAGGACAAATGAAATAATTGGTCTCTTAAATAAAGATTGTatatttgactggagctggcaaggctggagagctgtgCCAGGCTTCAGCCatatgttttggcttggtttctgtagctggatgcccttcctaatgtcacccactttacagagtgctctgggtgctttttatgtggtaccagcatgggtactttttacatggcactagaaCCAGAGGGGTCactgagtaacttgcaagacaaagacccctTAGTTGAGAGAAGGAGTGAAACTGAGGGAAGTAATTGTGTGCCAGGAGAGGGGTTAgggtatgatagagggacagggagagttgtcttactatagaggagatacttggcCATCTTAGTAAGacaaagaaggaaggagggagagatttagagtgaaaaatagagaaattgtcaaagagagagagagaggagagagagagagagagtgaagtagaTGGTGCTGGAGATGTAATGGGGCCTACCTAATCCCAGTGTGTGACACTTAAAATTGTCTACTGCTCTGTTTTACTTGTGGTTGAAACTATGGCGGTCTCTAAAATGGATTGTCTGTTTTCTGTGTGGTAGACTTGAGCTtcaagaagtaatcagtaatatattaacatcttttatcttttccacttgtttcagccattagactgtggccatgctggggcactgccttgaatttttagctgaataaattgaccccaatactttttctttaagcctggtacttattctgttagtgtcttttgccaaactgctaagttatggggatgcaaacacaccgacaccatttgtcaagcagcAGTGGCAGAGAAATAATGCAGACACCAAATGAACAAAcacagttataaatatatacaacaggcttctttcagtttctgtcttccaaatccattcactaggCATTGCtggcccaaaatgccatgcagtaggactgaacctggaaccatgtgattgagaaacaaacgtcttaccacaaagccactccagtgcccatataatatatattatgaatatattccGATACATTTGAGGgagttgctgaaaagttcttggctttaggtaaaagaaaatagaggaggatcagttaattatgattttgttgaACATATTTCCTTTCCAGATCCacacagtccttcagtttttcaaagtCCTGTAAAGAAATTCAGAAGATTGGGTCTCCGacaaggcctttcgcgatacccttaaagcctggaacttttcagtactcccacatgtattattatatatagatgataaATGATAAAGTCTGAAATTATTTacagtgttctttttttttattatttttattatctagaCAGTTCCATTTCTGATGAAGATGGACTGGATTACCATAGTTCAGAAAGTTCTGAGAGTTCTGAATCTTCAGCCTCTTCAAAACATTTGCCTGGTCCTGAAGCTGGTTCAGAAACATCAGAAGAAACAGACAGTTCAGATTGTTCTGAcagctcagacgattccaacagTTCATCTGAATCGGATATCGAGGAATTAATTAAAAGGATAAAGTCAAATCGTACACATATTGAAGAATTCAATAAAGGCTTTTTAAACAAAAATAGTCTGGAT is from Octopus sinensis linkage group LG7, ASM634580v1, whole genome shotgun sequence and encodes:
- the LOC115214328 gene encoding dentin sialophosphoprotein, which gives rise to MAESIGGTNALPLGKKTRKRPTTELLLKSDAKLPQKQNVKEKSSEQEIPAESSDSSISDEDGLDYHSSESSESSESSASSKHLPGPEAGSETSEETDSSDCSDSSDDSNSSSESDIEELIKRIKSNRTHIEEFNKGFLNKNSLDTTKNLPLFSHTICNPLFHKKVPSSLSETKKKRRSRSQMEKLAES